In the genome of Oceanispirochaeta sp., one region contains:
- a CDS encoding class II aldolase/adducin family protein, translating to MRFKKQREAVASTMRRLYSQGLTTCSGGNISFRVDDHHVLITPAALDKGIINFRQIALMTLEGENLTPGLKPSIETGMHLKILRSRKDICTVVHAHPLNASLITAADTPFIRTDLLAEARYLLMEPVFAPYALMGTEGLGDSVSNALSEGAVAALLENHGVLTIGNSLLQAFDRLEVLEAAAEMTIKIKGAVNVTPLNDQRLTGIDGMHAG from the coding sequence ATGAGATTTAAAAAACAACGAGAGGCCGTGGCCTCCACTATGCGCAGGCTGTACAGCCAGGGTCTGACGACCTGTTCCGGAGGAAACATCAGTTTCCGGGTGGATGACCACCATGTTCTGATTACTCCGGCGGCTCTGGATAAAGGGATAATCAATTTCCGACAGATTGCCCTGATGACCCTGGAGGGAGAAAACCTGACTCCCGGACTAAAACCTAGTATCGAAACAGGGATGCATCTCAAAATACTGAGGAGCCGGAAGGATATTTGTACCGTTGTTCATGCCCACCCTCTGAATGCCAGCCTGATAACCGCGGCCGATACTCCGTTCATCAGGACGGACCTGCTGGCAGAGGCTCGCTACCTTCTTATGGAACCGGTGTTTGCACCCTATGCTCTGATGGGTACCGAAGGTTTGGGAGACAGTGTATCAAACGCTCTTTCTGAAGGGGCAGTCGCAGCTCTACTCGAAAATCACGGAGTATTGACCATTGGGAACTCTCTGCTGCAGGCTTTTGATCGCCTGGAAGTCCTGGAAGCAGCTGCGGAGATGACAATCAAGATCAAAGGAGCTGTGAATGTTACCCCCCTGAACGACCAGCGTCTGACAGGTATCGACGGTATGCATGCGGGATAG